A genome region from Musa acuminata AAA Group cultivar baxijiao chromosome BXJ3-5, Cavendish_Baxijiao_AAA, whole genome shotgun sequence includes the following:
- the LOC135638424 gene encoding auxin-induced protein X15-like yields the protein MSVLFSLRGKKKKEKDSRRENMKDSLLDEDEAAVPKGCMAVYVGAEMRRFVIPTSYLRLPLFRVLMESAADEFGFDQVGGLRIPCDEEDFTELLKTTKKTMKSSRKTFL from the coding sequence ATGTCGGTGCTATTCTCCttgagagggaagaagaagaaggagaaggattcACGGAGAGAGAACATGAAGGACTCCTTGTTGGATGAAGACGAGGCGGCAGTTCCCAAAGGATGCATGGCAGTGTACGTTGGGGCTGAGATGAGGCGCTTCGTGATCCCGACGAGCTACCTTCGCCTGCCGCTCTTTCGCGTGCTGATGGAGAGCGCGGCCGACGAGTTTGGCTTCGATCAGGTAGGCGGGCTTCGGATTCCATGTGACGAGGAGGACTTCACGGAGCTGCTGAAGACGACGAAGAAGACGATGAAGAGTTCAAGGAAGACCTTTTTGTAG
- the LOC103985544 gene encoding uncharacterized protein LOC103985544, which produces MEQPSAPNAAATGGNEGADAKKRPPGPEEILAHYESQGLGPREAALQAVGDLQSLLYTSLASGRGRKDHFMSDTLRKLDNANARLVILESKLDSKPGLGQTLAVGLASGGLLRGAGAALPHVLGGLRGIWDSVSATTRSSPSAS; this is translated from the coding sequence ATGGAGCAGCCCTCGGCCCCGAACGCCGCCGCAACCGGCGGTAACGAGGGCGCCGACGCAAAGAAGCGCCCGCCGGGGCCGGAGGAGATCCTCGCCCACTACGAGTCCCAGGGCCTGGGCCCCAGGGAGGCCGCCCTCCAGGCCGTCGGCGACCTCCAATCCCTCCTCTACACCTCCCTCGCCTCCGGCCGCGGCAGGAAGGATCACTTCATGTCCGACACCCTCCGCAAGCTCGACAACGCCAACGCCCGCCTCGTCATCCTCGAGTCCAAGCTAGACTCCAAGCCGGGGCTCGGCCAGACCCTCGCCGTCGGTCTCGCCTCCGGCGGGCTCCTCCGTGGCGCCGGCGCCGCTCTCCCTCACGTCCTCGGCGGTCTCCGCGGCATCTGGGACTCCGTTAGCGCTACCACCAGGAGCTCCCCATCCGCTTCTTAG